The Fusobacterium simiae genomic sequence GACAGAGTGGAAAAGTAGGTTCATATACAATTAAAGAAGCTCAACTTATTGGAAGAGGGGCTAGATATTGCCCTTTTCAAATAAATGATGAACAAGAAAAATATAAAAGAAAATATGATAGTGATTTAGAAAATGAATATCGTATATTAGAAACAATGTATTTTCACAGTAAAAATGATTCAAAATATATTTCAGAGTTAAGACAGGCTCTTATTGAATTAGGAATGCAAGACAGCGATAATGAAAAAATTGAGTTAGAATATAAGCTTAAAGATAGTTTTAAAGAGACAGATTTCTATAAAAATTCTAAATTATACATAAATGAAAGGATAGAAAAAGACAGAAGTAAAGTTTTTTCGGTTAAAGAAAACATAAAAAATAAAGTATTTTCATATAGAGTAAATACTTTTGAAGGAAGAAAGTTGAATTTATTTAATGTAAATAATGAGAATTTAAGTTTGGAAACCAAAGAAGATCCTTTAAATTCTAAAAATAAAAAATTATCTGATATTGAATATCACATTTTATTGGGAGTGAGTGAATGTTTTTCAGAACTTAAATTTAATATTCTTAAAGAAAAGTTTCCTAATTTAAAGTCTGTGAAAGAATTTTTAACTTCTTCTAACTATTTAGGGAATATAGAAATAGAATTTAAATTTAAAAATCCTTTATATACTTTGAAAGGAAGGGACTATTTTAATGCTTTAAAAATTGTTTTTAATGATATTTCTAAGTATATTATTTCTATAAAACCTGAATATGAAGGAACAAAAGTATTCACACCGAAAGAAATTGATAAAATTATAAAAGATAAAAAAATATACATAAGTAAAAAAATAGAAAATGGTGGAAAAGGAGAATCACAAATTTACACTTCTAATGATAGTTTAAAACTAGATTTAGAAAAAGAAAGCTGGTATGTTTTTAATGATAACTATGGAACAAGTGAAGAAAAAGCATTCATAAAATATTTTAAAACTAATATTGTTCCTAAATTAAATGAAAAAGAGTTAGAATATTATGTAATTAGAAATGAAAGAGAATTAGCAATATATTCTTTTAATGATGGAGCTAGATTTGAACCTGATTATTTACTTTTTATAAGGAAAAAGAAAATTGATAAGGATTATATAGATTACCAAATTTTTGTTGAACCTAAAGGAGAACACCTATTAGAAACTGATAGTTGGAAAGAAAAATTTCTGAAAGATATAAAAAAAGAGGCTAAATTAAAAAGAGATAAAAGTAAGAATGAGGAACTTATCAAAAATGAAAATTATTTTGTTTTAGGATTACCATTTTTTAATAAAAACTTTAGAAAAAAAGATTTTGATGAAGCAATTAATAAATTTTTAAGAGAAATTTAATCATAGAAAGGAATGTAAATGAAAAAAAATATTATAATTGGAAGTAGAGGTAGTATCTTAGCTCTTGCACAAACAAACCTTGTAAAAGATAATTTACAAATTAATTATCCAAACTTAACTTTTGAAGTTAAAGAAATAGTTACAAGTGGAGATAAGGATTTAAAATCCAATTGGGAAAATAGTGATGTTTCTTTAAAAAGCTTTTTTACAAAAGAAATTGAACAAGAATTATTAGATGGAAAAATAGATATTGCAGTTCATTCTATGAAAGATATGCCAGCTATATCTCCTAAGGGACTAATTTGTGGTGCTATACCTGATAGAGAAGATGCAAGAGATGTATTAGTTTCAAAAAATGGTTTCTTAGTAACTTTACCACAAGGAGCTAAAATTGGTACAAGTTCACTTAGAAGAGCAATGAATTTAAAAGCAATAAGACCTGATTTTGAAATTAAACATTTAAGGGGAAATATTCATACAAGACTAAAAAAATTAGAAACAGAAGATTATGATGCAATAGTTTTAGCTGCTGCTGGTTTAAAAAGAACAGGTTTAGCAGATAAAATAACTGAATATCTAAGTGGAGAAGCTTTCCCTCCTGCACCTGCACAAGGAGTTCTGTATATACAATGTAGAGAAAATGATGAAGAAATTAAAAATATTTTAAAATCTATACATAATGAAGATGTTGCAAAGGTTGTTGAAATAGAAAGAGAATTTTCTAAAATTTTTGATGGAGGTTGCCATACTCCTATGGGTTGTTATTCTCAAATAAATGGAGATAGAATAAAATTTACTGCTGTTTATTCAGATGAAGGAAAACAAATAAGAGCTATTGTTGAAGACGATTTAGCAAAAGGTAAAGAAATTGCATATATGGCAGCAGAAGAAATTAAAAATAAAATTAATAAAGGTACTATACAATAGAGGAGAAAAAATGAAAAAGGGTAAAGCATACATAATTGGAGCAGGACCAGGAGATTTTGAGCTATTGACATTAAAAGCAAAAAGAATTATTGAAAATGCAGATTGTGTTGTATATGATAGATTAATCAGTGAGGATATATTAAGACTTGCCAAAAAAGATGCA encodes the following:
- a CDS encoding DEAD/DEAH box helicase family protein; the protein is MNEKFLYEKLDFYKEENFLKDLPEIIEKGLSESILLREYQKDAFQYFVTYFEKDTLRKKKQLHTLFHMATGSGKTVIIAGLILYLYTKGYNNFLFFVNQTNIIEKTKDNFFNEFSTKYLFNKNVEYLGQKIKMNMVDSFENSLLNSQDINICFTTTQKLHLDLFESKENSLTYASFEDNKVVFISDESHHINSSTKKLNKTEENEKKTWEDSIMKAFYSNKESIMLEFTATADLRNKNIENKYKDKIIFNYPLKSFRESCYTKEFQNISTDTNLWERTVIAIILSEYRKYLFADLKLNIKPVLMLKSDKIENSKSFYEEFVEKIKTLSTEELEKISTETDIDILKKAFEYFTKKGNAFNFLLHSIKDSFSENNLVIINGKEDLKKETQLAINSLEDIDNPIRVIFAVDMLNEGWDVLNLFDIVRLYDTRQGSGQSGKVGSYTIKEAQLIGRGARYCPFQINDEQEKYKRKYDSDLENEYRILETMYFHSKNDSKYISELRQALIELGMQDSDNEKIELEYKLKDSFKETDFYKNSKLYINERIEKDRSKVFSVKENIKNKVFSYRVNTFEGRKLNLFNVNNENLSLETKEDPLNSKNKKLSDIEYHILLGVSECFSELKFNILKEKFPNLKSVKEFLTSSNYLGNIEIEFKFKNPLYTLKGRDYFNALKIVFNDISKYIISIKPEYEGTKVFTPKEIDKIIKDKKIYISKKIENGGKGESQIYTSNDSLKLDLEKESWYVFNDNYGTSEEKAFIKYFKTNIVPKLNEKELEYYVIRNERELAIYSFNDGARFEPDYLLFIRKKKIDKDYIDYQIFVEPKGEHLLETDSWKEKFLKDIKKEAKLKRDKSKNEELIKNENYFVLGLPFFNKNFRKKDFDEAINKFLREI
- the hemC gene encoding hydroxymethylbilane synthase, translating into MKKNIIIGSRGSILALAQTNLVKDNLQINYPNLTFEVKEIVTSGDKDLKSNWENSDVSLKSFFTKEIEQELLDGKIDIAVHSMKDMPAISPKGLICGAIPDREDARDVLVSKNGFLVTLPQGAKIGTSSLRRAMNLKAIRPDFEIKHLRGNIHTRLKKLETEDYDAIVLAAAGLKRTGLADKITEYLSGEAFPPAPAQGVLYIQCRENDEEIKNILKSIHNEDVAKVVEIEREFSKIFDGGCHTPMGCYSQINGDRIKFTAVYSDEGKQIRAIVEDDLAKGKEIAYMAAEEIKNKINKGTIQ